DNA sequence from the Synechococcus sp. MU1617 genome:
CTAATTACAAATCTGTCATTGCCGCTTTAAGAACTCAGGATGTAGATGCTGTTCCATTGAGCGTATCTGAATTTAAAGATCTCCGTGATGAGTCACTTATAATAATTCCTGGTGTTGGTAATATATCACATCTATGCGAAGAAATATCGTGCCAGATTAGTATAGCCGACCTTTCTAAACTTATTGCATTGTCTAGACATTATGTTATTGGTATATGTTTAGGTTTTCAATTTATGTGTAAATCATCAAGCGAAAATATCTCTAGTGAATGTCTAGATTTGTTCCCTTTTAATGTAAGCAGAATAAATAAATTTCAGGAATTACCCTCTGTTGGTTGGAAAAAAATCGAAAAATGCTTGCCTTTGGGCAATAACTTGCGGTTAAAATCTCCGCAATGGGGGAACATATTGCAGTCAAGCTATTTCTACTTCACGCATTCATATGCAGTATTAGACATATATTCCACAAATGATTGCGAAGTTTTCAAATATATGATTGGCCAGCAATCTGTTACTGCCTCAATTCTATTAGGTCGATATATAGGATTTCAGTTTCATCCTGAGAAAAGTGGTCATAGCGGATTGCTTCTTTTGAAAGCTGTTGTAGACTCAATTGAAGCAGATTTTTTGCGAAGTAATGACTGATGGTTTTGGTGCTTTGGCGCCTACAGGCCTACCACTCAATGTTGAGTATTGCACGAGGTGCGTTATATCCAATCAGAAGCCCATATCTTCTAACGAGTCGCAGCACAAAATAAATGACAAAAAAAAGACAACTAACTTTGAGGGTGGAGTTTGTGATGCATGCTTATGGGCTGAAGAAAAAGAAACAAGTATAGATTGGAACCTGAGAGAATCAGAGTTAATTGAACTTTGCAATAAATATCGAAAATCAAATGGTGATTATGATGTTGTAGTGCCTGCAAGTGGAGGCAAAGATTCTAGATATGTGGCACATCTTTTGAAAGAAAAATATAATATGAATCCCCTTACAGTCACTTGGAAGCCACATAAATTTACACCAATTGGCCTTGAAAACTATTTTAGCCTAATAGATTCTGGCCAAGCAAATATTTTGTATTCACCTCGTGGAGATGTCCAAAAAAAATTAACTTCTTTGGCGTTTAAGAATTTAGGTCATCCTTTTCAACCATTTATCGCCGGTCAGAGAGTTGTCGGCCCTGCTACAGCGTTAAAGTATGATATTAAACTTGTATTTTATGGAGAAAATGTTGCTGAGTACGGCAACAATAAAGATGATAATTACTCTCCCTTGATGGACCCAGGTCTGTACACATGTTTCGATTTTAGTCCTGATACATTGAATGATTATTATCTGGCTGGTGTGTCCTTAAAGGACTTAATTGAATCTTATGGGATCACACTTAATGATCTCAATCCTTATAAGTCACCTTCGATAGATGAAGTAAAAAATGCAGGAATTGAAGTTCATTATATGTCCTACTACCGTAAATGGGTTCCCCAGGAAAATTATTATTATGCAGTCAAGAATACCGGGTTTGTACCTAACGAAAAAAGAAAAGATGGTTCATTTTCAAAATATGCAGGCATTGATGATGTTTTAGAAGATCTTCATTTTTATATGCAATTGATAAAGTTTGGCATGGGCAGATGTACTTGGGATGCTGCCCAAGAGGTGCGCACTGGCAAGCTTGAACGTGAAGAAGCTGTAGCTCTTGTAAATAAATACGGCTCTGAAGAGCCCTATAACTTAATGGACGAAATCCTTGAGTATTTAAATCTTACAATCGATGAATTCAGGGAAATAGTTGACAGATTTAGGACCCCACATCTTTGGCGTAAAGATGGCGATAAGTTTTACTTGACGTATCCTGTAAAATGATTGATTTTTCTTCTGAGTATTATTAGATGTTAGTCTAACACAACACCAAGCCACACATGATCGCAATGTACGCTAACTTGGATCCTTCGAGTATGTCTTTATGAACAGGGCATTGCTTTCAGCGAGCGATAGGTGGGATTCTACTTCGTCAGTTCGTTCCAACCCAAATACATATGATTTGAATTTAGCCGCGAACTCGGCCTCATCTAAAACTTGGCATTTATCAGGATATTCTGGCATTTTATCCCTGCCACTGTTCGCAGACTTGAGCGAAGATGATATTAATTATGTTATGGGTCTTCAGCTTTTAGAGTTTGTAACTAAACAAGCTAGATTTGAGATTGAGTGTGTCAATAAAGTGGCTCAAGATCTTGCTTTTGGCAATTACACATATGTTATCAGTGATGAATTTAAGCTAGATGCACTCAAGATTTACACTGATGAAGGATATCATTCATATTTCACGAAAAAACTTGCCAACCAAATTATAGCTCACTTCAAACTGCCTGAACATGAGATATCTAGTGTTGTAAACATTCACTTTAGCAAAATTTCTCAAATTGGGTCCCAATTTGACAAAAAATATTCTTATCTGTCCGACCTTGCCATTGTCTTTGTTGCGGAAAATCAAATAGTTGCCGATATTTCCTCTGAAATGAAATCCGTTGTTCATGAGCCAATCGTGTCAATGTTTAAAGATCATCTAGTTGATGAAGTCTTTCATGCTAAATATTTTGCTGAATTATTGCCCATCTTGTGGGGGCAAATGACAGATTATGAGCAAACAGTACTCGGGATAAACATTTGTGAAAGTATGATTGTCTTAGGGAAGCCTCGTACTGATATATATTATGTATCTTTAGCAAAACTTGGTTTTGCTGAGGAGGTAATTCGCGACGCGATTGATTTAAAATATAATAATGACGAATGGAATCGTGTACGCCTTAAAGACAGAATGAAGCCCACCATTGATCTTCTCTCTTCTGTAGGTGTTTTTCAACACGACTTGGTTAAAAGCACTTTTCAACAAAAAGGATTGTTATGATGGATTACCTCCAAGCCAACGCTGAGTACTGGAGTCAGGCCGTTTATGACACGCCGAATCCCGAGACATATGCCTTTCGTCTATATGGCAGGGTTATTAAACATCAGTTTGGTCTTGATGGTTCATCACACCCGAATTTACTAGATTTTGGTTGCGGTGCAGGAGGAAACTGCAAGTTCTTCGCTGATAGAGGTTTCAATGTTCATGGAGTTGACCAAAGTAAAGTTGATATTTCCCGAATAAAAGAGCGCATTCCCAATCTCTCCTCTAATTTTAAATGTATTAGTCCAATATGCAACGCAGATGATATTTGGTTTCCAGGTATCAAATTTAAGATTATTGTCTCCTTCCAGACTCTTTATTACTTGAGTGACACTGATTTGAAAAAAAGACTTATCTCTCTAAATAATATGCTAGAGCCAGGTGGTTATTTTATAGCAACTATGATGCATATTTCATCGTGGTACTTTGATATGAGCACCCCTTCATCCGATGGCCTGCATTTTGTAAAATTTCATAGAGACCAGGATAAAAATAGACCTGGTCTGTCTATCAATGATCACTTTATTAATTTCACTGATTCAGAAGCTGACTTGATTGACAAATTTAGTATCTTCACCCCTTTGCACACTAAAGGTTATTATGATGGTATATACAGAGATGATCAAGGTTCAGAAAAGCATTTGATTTTTGTTGGACAAAAAAAGAAATCTTGAGGTAATTAAGCCGTATCTTTTTATGAATAAAAGCGTTATTGTTTTCGCTCATAGTTCCGTTGGATTAAATTGCCTAGAATGGCTAATATCGAATTATAAGTCCGATATTTCGTTAGTGGTAACAACTGGTGTTGATCCTATTTACAAGTTGGCAATTAGCCATAATTTGCCAGCCATTGTCTTTGAATCAGAACAATCTTTACTGGCCTATATATGCAATGCCTCTTTGGTATTTGATTTCGGCTTGCTTTTATGGTGGCCATCTATTATTCATGAGCCTTTGTTAAACCTCACTAGTCGTGGTTTTATAAATACTCACCCGAGTTTATTGCCCTTTAATAGAGGAAAGCATCCTAATTTTTGGTCGATAGTATCTGAGACTCCTTTTGGCGTGACTCTGCATAAAATAGATTCAGGAATAGATACCGGCA
Encoded proteins:
- the hisH gene encoding imidazole glycerol phosphate synthase subunit HisH: MKVFVLALSTSNYKSVIAALRTQDVDAVPLSVSEFKDLRDESLIIIPGVGNISHLCEEISCQISIADLSKLIALSRHYVIGICLGFQFMCKSSSENISSECLDLFPFNVSRINKFQELPSVGWKKIEKCLPLGNNLRLKSPQWGNILQSSYFYFTHSYAVLDIYSTNDCEVFKYMIGQQSVTASILLGRYIGFQFHPEKSGHSGLLLLKAVVDSIEADFLRSND
- a CDS encoding bifunctional 2-polyprenyl-6-hydroxyphenol methylase/3-demethylubiquinol 3-O-methyltransferase UbiG yields the protein MDYLQANAEYWSQAVYDTPNPETYAFRLYGRVIKHQFGLDGSSHPNLLDFGCGAGGNCKFFADRGFNVHGVDQSKVDISRIKERIPNLSSNFKCISPICNADDIWFPGIKFKIIVSFQTLYYLSDTDLKKRLISLNNMLEPGGYFIATMMHISSWYFDMSTPSSDGLHFVKFHRDQDKNRPGLSINDHFINFTDSEADLIDKFSIFTPLHTKGYYDGIYRDDQGSEKHLIFVGQKKKS
- a CDS encoding diiron oxygenase — its product is MNRALLSASDRWDSTSSVRSNPNTYDLNLAANSASSKTWHLSGYSGILSLPLFADLSEDDINYVMGLQLLEFVTKQARFEIECVNKVAQDLAFGNYTYVISDEFKLDALKIYTDEGYHSYFTKKLANQIIAHFKLPEHEISSVVNIHFSKISQIGSQFDKKYSYLSDLAIVFVAENQIVADISSEMKSVVHEPIVSMFKDHLVDEVFHAKYFAELLPILWGQMTDYEQTVLGINICESMIVLGKPRTDIYYVSLAKLGFAEEVIRDAIDLKYNNDEWNRVRLKDRMKPTIDLLSSVGVFQHDLVKSTFQQKGLL
- a CDS encoding N-acetyl sugar amidotransferase; this translates as MTDGFGALAPTGLPLNVEYCTRCVISNQKPISSNESQHKINDKKKTTNFEGGVCDACLWAEEKETSIDWNLRESELIELCNKYRKSNGDYDVVVPASGGKDSRYVAHLLKEKYNMNPLTVTWKPHKFTPIGLENYFSLIDSGQANILYSPRGDVQKKLTSLAFKNLGHPFQPFIAGQRVVGPATALKYDIKLVFYGENVAEYGNNKDDNYSPLMDPGLYTCFDFSPDTLNDYYLAGVSLKDLIESYGITLNDLNPYKSPSIDEVKNAGIEVHYMSYYRKWVPQENYYYAVKNTGFVPNEKRKDGSFSKYAGIDDVLEDLHFYMQLIKFGMGRCTWDAAQEVRTGKLEREEAVALVNKYGSEEPYNLMDEILEYLNLTIDEFREIVDRFRTPHLWRKDGDKFYLTYPVK